The Kineosporia corallincola region TCCGCGAGCCGCCACCGAGGCCGTCGCCGCCCGGCACGGCCGCCCGGCCGACCAGGTGCTGCTCACGGCAGGTGGTGCCGAGGCGTTCGTGCTGCTCGCCCGGGCGCTGGCACCGCACCGCGCGGTGGTCGTCCACCCGCAGTTCACCGAGCCGGAAGCTGCCCTGCTGGCAGCCGGGCACGAGGTGCAGCGGGTGGTCCTGGCCCCGCCGTTCCAGATCGACCCGGGCATGGTGCCCGACGACGCCGACCTGGTGATGGTCGGCAACCCGACCAACCCGACCTCGGTGCTGCACCGGGCCGAGACGCTGATCGCGCTGTCCCGGCCCGGGCGGGTGCTGGTGGTGGACGAGGCGTTCATGGACGCCGTTCCCGGTGAGCCCCAGTCGCTGGCCGGCAGCCCCGGGCGGCCGGCGCCGGACGTTCCCGGCCTCGTCGTCGTCCGTAGTCTCACCAAGGCGTGGGGACTGGCGGGGTTGCGCATCGGATATCTGCTCGGCGCTCCCGAACTGCTCCGGGCCTGCGCTGCCACCCAGTCGCTCTGGTCGGTGAACTCGCTGGCGCTGGAGGCGGCCCGGGTCATCAGCACTCCGCAGGGGCTTGCCGAGGCGGAGAGCTACGCGGCGCAGCAGGCCGCCGACCGCGAGCACCTGGTGGCCACCCTGGCGCGGGTCCCGGACGTCGAGGTGCAGGGACCGGCAGCCGCTCCCTTCGTGCTGCTGCGAGCCGGCGGGCCCGACCCCGCCGGGGTGCACCAGCGCCTGCGCGCGGCCGGTTGGGCGGTGCGGCGGGCCGACACCTTCCCCGGCCTCGGATCGGGCTGGCTGCGGGTGGCCGTGCGCGACCGCGACACGAGCGACCAGTTCGCCGCGGCGCTGCACCAGGCCGTCCAGGCCGTCCAGTCCGCGCACGGGCAGTAGGCGGCCCAGGCAGGAGAACCACTTCGGGACCAGCACGTCCCGAAGTCGCACCACCGGCGTCACGAAAAAACACGGAAGCCCTCGCGACGCCCCGACATCAGGAGCACCAATGACCGACGACCGGCTCGCCGCCACGCTCGACGCGATCCGTCCCGCTGACCAGGCCGCCCTGGACGCGGCCCGGGACCGGCAGGCCCGTCTCACCAAACCGCTCGGCGCGCTGGGGGTGCTGGAGGAGGTCTCGGTGCGGCTGTCCGGCCTGGCCGGCACCTGCCCGCCGCCGGATCCCTCGCCCGCCGCGGTCGCGGTGTTCGCCGCCGACCACGGCGTGCACGCGCAGGGGGTCAGCCCGTGGCCGCAGGAGGTCACGGCGCAGATGGTCGCCAACTTCCTGGCCGGCGGTGCGGCGGTCAACGTGCTCGCCCGGCAGACCGGCTCCGCCGTCGTGGTGGTGGACGCGGGGGTCGTCACCCCGCTCGACGCGATGGTGCCCGAGGGCGCCCGGGTGCCCGACGCGTCCACCGTCGAGCCCGACCGGCCGCGGCTGATCGACAGGGTCGTGCGCCGGGGCAGCGACGACATCTCGGTGCGCCCGGCGATGACCCGCGAACAGGCCGTGCGGGGACTGCTCAACGGCATCGAGATCGCCGGGCAGCTGGCTGCTTCCGGCTACCGCTGTCTGGTGGCCGGTGACATGGGCATCGCCAACACCACCGCCTCGGCGGCCCTGATCGCCGCCTTCACCGGCACCGACCCGGCCGAGGTCACCGGCCGGGGCACCGGCATCGACGACGAGGCGCACCGGCACAAGGTCGGCGTGGTGCGGGTGGCCCTGGCCCGTCGCACCGCCGAGAACGACACCCACCCGCAGGACCCGATCGACATCCTGGCCTCGATCGGCGGTCTGGAGCACGCGCAGATCGCCGGCTTCGTGCTCGGCGCGGCCGCCCACCGGGTGCCGATCGTGCTCGACGGTGTGATCGCGGGCGCCTCCGCCCTGGTCGCGGCCGCCCTGAGCCCCGCCGTCGTGGACGCCTGCCTGGCCGGTCACCGCTCGGCCGAGCCGGGCCACGCGGTGGCCCTGAACCACCTGGGTCTCACCCCGCTGGTCGACCTCGAACTGCGCCTGGGCGAGGGCAGCGGTGCCGTGCTGGCCCTGCCGCTGGTCCGATCGGCTGTCGCCGTGCTGAGCGAGATGGCGACGTTCGACACAGCCGGCGTCACCGAGAAGAGTTCCTGACACCATGTCGCAGGTGGACAGGCCCTATCTCGCCGGCCTCGACCTGACCGGACGCCGCGTCGTCGTGGTCGGGGGCGGCACCGTGGCTCAGCGCAGGCTTCCGGCCCTGCTCGACGTCGGCGCGGTCATCGACCTGGTGGCCCCCGAGGTCACCCCGGCGATCGAGGGCATGGCCGGCGCCGGTGAGATCACCTGGCAGGCCAGGCCCTACGAGACCGGCGACCTGACCGGCGCCTGGTACGTCATGGCCCTGACCGACCGGCCCGAGATCAACGCCCGGGTCGCCGCGGAGGCCGACGAACGTCACGTGTTCTGCGTGCGCGCAGACCGGGGCGCCGCGGGCAGCGCGTCCACGCCGGCCAGCGGCGAGTGGCGCGGTCTGCGCATCGCCGTGGCCAGCGAGTCGATCGGGCCGGGATCCGAGCACGGGGCCGACCCGATCCGGGCCGCCGTCGTCCGTGATTCTCTGCTCGAATGGCTGCGTTCCGGCGCCGGCGACGAGATCCTCGCCGAGCGCAAGCAGGCCCGCGGTGAGCAGACCCGCGCCGACATGGCGCCGCAGAAGCTGCCGGGTGTGGCTCTGGTGGGTGGCGGCCCGGGCGACCCGGACCTGATCACGGTGCGCGGCCGCCGCCTGCTCGGCCAGGCCGACGTGGTGGTGGTCGACCGGCTCGGCCCGCGCAGCCTGCTGCCCGAGCTCAGCCCCGACGTCGAGCTGATCGACGCGACCAAGCTGCCGCGCGGCCGCTTCATGGCCCAGGAGACGATCAACGCCACGCTGGTGGAGCACGCCCTGGCCGGGAAGTTCGTGGTGCGGCTCAAGGGCGGCGACCCGTACGTGTTCGGCCGTGGCTCCGAAGAGCTGGAGGCCTGCCTGGCCGCCGGTGTGCCGGTGCAGGTGGTTCCCGGCCTGAGCAGCGCTGTCTCGGTGCCCGGCCTGGCCGGCATCCCGCTGACCCATCGCGGGGTCGCGCACGAGGCGGTGATCGTGTCGGGTCACCTGCCGCCCGACAACCCGGACTCGCTGATCGACTGGACGGCCCTGGCCCGGCTGCACGGCACGATCGTGGTGCTGATGGGGGTGGCCAACCTGCCGGCGATCGCGCAGACCCTGGTGGCCCACGGGCGCGACCCGAAGACCGGCGTGGCGGTGATCCAGGACGGGTCGATGCCCGCCGAGCGGGTCACCGTGTCCAGCCTCGCTGAGATCGGGGACGTGGCCGTGCGGGAGAACATCCGCCCGCCCGCGATCATCGTGATCGGCGACGTGGTGAACCGGCGGCCCCAGGAGCCCACGACGACGTGACGCGGAGGCGGGCGTCCGTGACCTATGAGGCGGAGCCGGCCTTCCAGCCCGGGTCGCGCCCGGTGAACGCCACGAGCCGGTCCAGGTCGGAAGCCGATGCGGGCACCTCGACCGGATGGCCGAAACTCTTGTCCGGCCCGCGGAATTCGTCGGTGAGCATGCTCGGCATGAACGCCAGGGTGACGGAGACCGCCTCGGCCGGCGGGTTCCACGGCAGGCCGGTGGCCTGGGCCAGGTCGTGCCCGTGCACCAGGTACTCGCCCAGGCACATGCCCAGCGTGGCCGACCCGGGCATCGGGGCGCCGAACAGCGTCACCTGCTGCTGCGCCACCCCGCCCCGCA contains the following coding sequences:
- the cobC gene encoding Rv2231c family pyridoxal phosphate-dependent protein CobC — its product is MSTTAASDTGATDGRSPEEIRDRYTEIGPITGSLHLDLQGTGDQIIVGIGSRRGVGIRDVRMAMGQALSVAGVRARDVIAIATVDAKQSEEALLELADVLGVPLKLLPADVLAGQQVPNPSATTERLVGVPSVAEAAVLASDAQLIGPKHTYRGVTVAVGRLLNLPSAHGGQHPHGGYGTSTEAHVYNYNYDEAYVAEDLGHHGDAEATPGLVDLAVNVRGAAPEWLRQRLRDAVGDLAAYPDPRAATEAVAARHGRPADQVLLTAGGAEAFVLLARALAPHRAVVVHPQFTEPEAALLAAGHEVQRVVLAPPFQIDPGMVPDDADLVMVGNPTNPTSVLHRAETLIALSRPGRVLVVDEAFMDAVPGEPQSLAGSPGRPAPDVPGLVVVRSLTKAWGLAGLRIGYLLGAPELLRACAATQSLWSVNSLALEAARVISTPQGLAEAESYAAQQAADREHLVATLARVPDVEVQGPAAAPFVLLRAGGPDPAGVHQRLRAAGWAVRRADTFPGLGSGWLRVAVRDRDTSDQFAAALHQAVQAVQSAHGQ
- the cobT gene encoding nicotinate-nucleotide--dimethylbenzimidazole phosphoribosyltransferase, producing the protein MTDDRLAATLDAIRPADQAALDAARDRQARLTKPLGALGVLEEVSVRLSGLAGTCPPPDPSPAAVAVFAADHGVHAQGVSPWPQEVTAQMVANFLAGGAAVNVLARQTGSAVVVVDAGVVTPLDAMVPEGARVPDASTVEPDRPRLIDRVVRRGSDDISVRPAMTREQAVRGLLNGIEIAGQLAASGYRCLVAGDMGIANTTASAALIAAFTGTDPAEVTGRGTGIDDEAHRHKVGVVRVALARRTAENDTHPQDPIDILASIGGLEHAQIAGFVLGAAAHRVPIVLDGVIAGASALVAAALSPAVVDACLAGHRSAEPGHAVALNHLGLTPLVDLELRLGEGSGAVLALPLVRSAVAVLSEMATFDTAGVTEKSS
- the cobA gene encoding uroporphyrinogen-III C-methyltransferase, with amino-acid sequence MSQVDRPYLAGLDLTGRRVVVVGGGTVAQRRLPALLDVGAVIDLVAPEVTPAIEGMAGAGEITWQARPYETGDLTGAWYVMALTDRPEINARVAAEADERHVFCVRADRGAAGSASTPASGEWRGLRIAVASESIGPGSEHGADPIRAAVVRDSLLEWLRSGAGDEILAERKQARGEQTRADMAPQKLPGVALVGGGPGDPDLITVRGRRLLGQADVVVVDRLGPRSLLPELSPDVELIDATKLPRGRFMAQETINATLVEHALAGKFVVRLKGGDPYVFGRGSEELEACLAAGVPVQVVPGLSSAVSVPGLAGIPLTHRGVAHEAVIVSGHLPPDNPDSLIDWTALARLHGTIVVLMGVANLPAIAQTLVAHGRDPKTGVAVIQDGSMPAERVTVSSLAEIGDVAVRENIRPPAIIVIGDVVNRRPQEPTTT
- a CDS encoding TIGR03086 family metal-binding protein, which codes for MTTPGEHLTTVLDQLADLIAQVQPEQYDAPTPCPEFDVADLRNHILGWADFFATALADPQGTERPAADAYLAAEAPGQAADDLRAVSRQVAAAVRGGVAQQQVTLFGAPMPGSATLGMCLGEYLVHGHDLAQATGLPWNPPAEAVSVTLAFMPSMLTDEFRGPDKSFGHPVEVPASASDLDRLVAFTGRDPGWKAGSAS